In one Candidatus Nitronereus thalassa genomic region, the following are encoded:
- a CDS encoding UvrD-helicase domain-containing protein, producing the protein MMHTLELVRAGAGSGKTTDLCQTVVHAVAGGLDPARILATTFTKKAAAELKGRIQTQLFGATDGSATTHRHADRLELAAIGTVHSVAHQVLSRYAIEMGLSPRLEVVTETASERALSYLLGAIPLSAWQPLADCGERLGINDLHRRILALLAAKRGNRINDADFTTQMASSADRVCELLSPSGVAAVETPISQLYDLADDALTDIDALTDDTQLTNKGRQKLRQLKSKQISLWGSYLQAIRITAGKRSGADGMLNALRTHASQVRQNPRLHADIRQFSSLLTAETIRLDSQYKAYKAERGLVDFTDLEILFLKLLEDESLSARLGEDFDLVLVDEFQDTNPLQLAIFRRLQCVSLRSRWVGDPKQAIYGFRDTDPALVNEIWQNASEATRTELPNNHRSQRGLVQFVGHLFGPIFGDDARQTPQKAALPRGVERWVFDTQNQTDDAIALACGIANLHAEGIRFGDIVILERTNRLLPPIATAFDTLGIPYLLESPGLLSTREGALILAGLRLVADRRDSLAAATVLHLLSDPKQDTPDWITERLQALRDTNAGGGSETPHAFHLPWEGDARFSRIENINRLLLSPTLVVQQVIEALDLPTYVQKWGDPAQRCSNLDSILRHAREYEEIAFDSGQAATLRGFILYLEELAGDKLDLRYPPQGHDAVTLMTYHSSKGLEWPVVVLSGLNSDRPPNMWSPVVTGGGQSDADPLEGRTLESWTWPFGQTEGQFGGLRTGSGLEDDALTSPEGQARTCRETEENLRLLYVGCTRAKHKLVFAHRAGTYAWLAQLSAVDSLLDCNLGEGEHELNGIDTSFVLRHLNTNRVDDCRIPARQKERWRSLTGNPNPPGFSPRFHAPSQTSAEPGDVAFHNEELPGPSYFPSGADEDHYATIGEAVHSYLAALPSMQSLSDVEKEGVAERCLAAFSVTGILSPSILVSSGNRFSEWVESKYPGAQWLTELSVTAPRSAGGQWNGALDLLLELTDGKVVIIDHKSAPIRREHCAAKATTFSGQLLAYKEMINSTEQVVDSYWIHFPLAGVMVKLV; encoded by the coding sequence ATGATGCACACACTCGAACTGGTTCGCGCAGGTGCAGGATCAGGCAAGACGACAGATCTCTGCCAGACGGTCGTCCATGCTGTCGCAGGCGGATTGGATCCTGCACGTATCCTTGCCACGACCTTCACGAAAAAAGCTGCTGCTGAGCTCAAAGGCCGAATCCAAACACAATTGTTCGGTGCAACCGACGGAAGTGCAACGACACACCGTCATGCCGATCGGCTTGAGTTGGCGGCCATTGGTACCGTGCACAGTGTGGCGCACCAGGTCTTATCCCGCTATGCCATCGAAATGGGATTGTCACCACGTCTCGAAGTCGTCACGGAAACCGCAAGCGAACGAGCGCTTAGCTACCTGCTTGGTGCCATTCCCCTCTCAGCCTGGCAACCGCTTGCCGATTGTGGGGAACGACTGGGGATCAATGACTTGCATCGTCGCATCCTGGCCTTGCTCGCCGCCAAGCGAGGAAACCGCATCAACGACGCCGACTTTACCACCCAAATGGCTTCCAGTGCCGATCGCGTGTGTGAGCTGCTTTCCCCATCCGGTGTGGCCGCAGTCGAGACGCCGATCAGCCAGTTGTATGACCTCGCTGACGATGCACTAACGGACATTGATGCCTTGACCGACGATACACAACTCACAAACAAAGGACGACAAAAACTTCGCCAACTCAAGTCAAAGCAGATTTCGCTCTGGGGCAGCTATCTGCAGGCGATCAGAATAACGGCAGGCAAGAGGTCAGGTGCCGACGGAATGCTCAATGCATTGAGAACCCATGCCTCTCAGGTCCGTCAGAATCCTCGACTCCATGCTGATATTCGACAGTTTTCGTCCCTCTTGACTGCCGAGACGATTCGTCTCGATTCTCAATACAAAGCCTACAAAGCTGAACGTGGATTGGTGGACTTCACCGACCTGGAAATTCTCTTTCTCAAACTTCTTGAGGACGAAAGCCTTTCTGCTCGTTTAGGTGAAGATTTCGATCTTGTCCTGGTTGATGAATTTCAAGATACGAACCCGCTGCAACTCGCTATTTTCCGCAGACTGCAATGTGTCTCACTTCGCAGTCGTTGGGTCGGTGACCCGAAACAGGCCATTTACGGGTTCCGCGACACCGATCCGGCGCTCGTCAATGAAATTTGGCAAAATGCTTCTGAGGCTACCCGCACCGAACTTCCCAACAACCACAGAAGCCAACGCGGACTGGTCCAGTTTGTCGGCCATCTATTCGGTCCCATATTCGGAGATGATGCGAGGCAGACGCCGCAGAAAGCGGCCTTGCCGCGGGGAGTTGAACGATGGGTATTTGACACACAGAACCAAACGGACGATGCGATTGCGCTCGCCTGTGGAATAGCAAACCTGCATGCGGAAGGAATACGATTTGGCGATATCGTAATTCTAGAACGAACAAACCGACTACTCCCGCCCATCGCCACGGCTTTTGACACCTTGGGGATTCCCTATCTGCTCGAAAGTCCCGGTCTGCTGTCCACTCGCGAAGGGGCACTAATTCTGGCGGGTCTGCGGCTGGTTGCTGATCGAAGAGACTCCCTTGCTGCTGCAACGGTGCTTCACCTTCTGAGCGATCCTAAGCAAGACACCCCCGATTGGATCACAGAGCGTCTGCAAGCTCTTCGTGATACGAATGCCGGCGGCGGGTCGGAAACGCCACATGCTTTTCACCTTCCTTGGGAGGGTGACGCGCGTTTTTCACGCATTGAAAACATTAATCGCTTACTCCTGTCACCGACACTTGTTGTTCAACAGGTAATCGAGGCCTTGGATTTACCCACTTACGTTCAAAAATGGGGGGATCCCGCACAGCGTTGCTCGAATCTCGACTCCATTTTGCGACATGCTCGTGAATATGAGGAGATCGCATTCGACAGCGGCCAAGCAGCGACGCTTAGGGGTTTCATTCTCTACCTCGAAGAACTTGCAGGCGATAAGCTCGATCTTCGTTACCCCCCGCAAGGGCATGATGCCGTGACGTTGATGACATACCATTCATCCAAAGGGCTGGAATGGCCAGTCGTCGTGCTCAGCGGATTAAACTCCGACCGACCGCCCAACATGTGGTCACCGGTTGTCACCGGTGGTGGGCAAAGCGACGCAGATCCGCTAGAAGGACGAACCTTGGAATCATGGACATGGCCTTTTGGACAGACCGAGGGCCAATTCGGTGGATTGCGCACCGGCAGCGGTCTCGAAGACGATGCGCTCACCTCCCCCGAGGGACAAGCACGCACGTGTCGCGAAACCGAGGAAAATCTGCGATTGCTTTATGTGGGGTGTACGCGTGCCAAACACAAACTCGTGTTTGCGCATCGTGCGGGAACGTATGCGTGGCTAGCACAACTCTCCGCAGTAGATTCGTTGCTCGACTGCAACCTCGGAGAAGGTGAACACGAACTGAATGGAATTGATACGTCATTCGTTTTGCGCCACTTGAACACTAACAGGGTTGATGACTGCCGAATTCCGGCAAGACAAAAAGAACGGTGGCGCTCATTGACTGGAAACCCGAATCCGCCGGGCTTCTCTCCCCGTTTTCACGCTCCCAGTCAAACCTCTGCAGAGCCAGGCGACGTGGCGTTTCACAATGAGGAACTCCCAGGTCCGTCCTATTTCCCATCGGGAGCTGATGAAGATCACTACGCAACAATCGGAGAAGCGGTGCATAGTTATCTTGCAGCTCTTCCGTCGATGCAGTCGCTGAGCGATGTCGAGAAAGAAGGCGTGGCAGAGCGTTGCCTTGCTGCGTTTTCTGTAACCGGCATCCTTTCGCCGTCGATTCTTGTCTCTTCGGGTAACCGTTTCTCTGAATGGGTTGAATCGAAATATCCCGGTGCTCAATGGCTCACAGAGCTTTCTGTGACGGCTCCGCGATCAGCTGGGGGGCAATGGAATGGGGCACTAGATTTGTTACTTGAACTTACCGATGGGAAAGTCGTCATCATTGACCACAAGAGTGCACCGATTCGGCGAGAGCACTGCGCAGCAAAAGCCACAACTTTTTCGGGACAATTGTTGGCGTATAAGGAAATGATCAACAGTACAGAGCAAGTAGTTGATTCTTATTGGATTCATTTTCCTCTTGCGGGAGTCATGGTCAAACTTGTTTAG
- a CDS encoding DEAD/DEAH box helicase — MSQFDWSIIHCWNDLEDKIRVLSTVQARGEAFEEFCHAFFTHQKDFYQARNIWRFKEIPENILNQIGLNTSQDRGIDGLLQQHDGTFTAYQAKFRSDRADTPSQHELSTFYMISDRVNFRLVVSNVQNLPSIATERKDHGHILVDTLLELSPDFFQCLKDHVCSDYLHHEPPPVAKPFQIEALDAILQGFRVSSRGQAILACGAGKTLLGKWVVDRLGSKRILVMFPSLALVRQTMGEWYRAQSGTFRYICICSDPTVDVYREEDEWETQPSELDVRVSTNAQDLVVFFSKNETVPQVVFSTYQSGSVIVEALKNPALENFHFDLVICDEAHRVAGTAGRAFSSVLDDNLVRAKYRLFMTATPKILSPRLSEKDSTDSNLICSMDDHAMFGPVFYRFPFSEAIHQGVICDYRVVVIGVSEEEILDLIREGGTIQIEDSETWKAEVLAQRIALCKAIANYGIQKIFTFHNRVSAAAHFVNVNTPDSFPSVLKKFSPNLQYMASHIEGKMSAGIRNNILRTFSLSTRGVVSNARCLGEGVNVPIVDGIFFAEPRKSVIDIVQATGRALRKVPGKDRAYIIIPVLVKKGEEVDQILEESKFDTVWQVLSAMTSQDERLDATIKEVRIKQGEGAIPRLGDSGGSFHSEFIDTQTILMGFPKHIPFSVYQKAFSLEAIEKLGERWHLRFGALKDYVKHHGKEPSKEDEFEGFKIGAWLQAQRTAYRKKKLPEDRANLLKELDIDLAASYDLQQSWEEHLEGCKKFLKEEGRLPSQGEEFWVSEERTALTIKEKMKNEYSSLGPGFLPGQVWEGTKLLKVGNWLGHQRRFYRQGKLSNERIEKMEKELKLVWDPTREKWERNFAAYKAFVEKTGLQPDRRTKFRGVAIGNWTSNNVRKAYKEGKLSDEQIKNFESLGMVWSQKKSTSPKTKKPRFPGQHSEDILDQGYSFLQDTSLWIDLYAKCKEYIKEFNSPPLPGRIYFGFPIGSWLESQCYLYELGKLPDYEKEKISLLKNLINLEKR, encoded by the coding sequence TTGTCACAATTTGATTGGTCCATTATTCATTGTTGGAATGATTTAGAGGACAAGATCCGAGTACTTTCAACCGTCCAAGCACGGGGGGAAGCCTTTGAGGAATTTTGTCACGCCTTTTTTACCCATCAAAAAGACTTTTACCAAGCGAGAAATATCTGGCGTTTCAAGGAAATACCTGAAAACATTTTAAACCAAATAGGGTTAAATACCTCTCAAGATCGTGGCATAGATGGGTTGCTACAGCAACATGATGGAACTTTTACAGCTTACCAAGCTAAATTTCGAAGTGATCGAGCAGACACCCCATCACAGCATGAGTTGTCAACATTTTATATGATAAGTGATAGGGTGAATTTCCGTCTTGTTGTCTCTAATGTCCAAAACTTACCTTCAATAGCCACCGAGAGAAAAGATCATGGCCATATTCTTGTAGATACACTGCTTGAACTTTCGCCAGACTTTTTTCAATGCCTCAAAGACCACGTTTGTTCCGATTATTTACACCATGAACCTCCGCCCGTTGCAAAACCTTTTCAAATTGAAGCCCTTGATGCAATTCTTCAGGGGTTTAGGGTGTCTTCCAGAGGCCAAGCGATTTTGGCTTGTGGAGCCGGAAAAACACTTCTTGGGAAATGGGTAGTTGACCGACTCGGCAGTAAACGAATTTTAGTAATGTTTCCGAGTTTGGCCCTAGTTCGTCAAACTATGGGGGAATGGTATAGAGCTCAATCCGGAACTTTTCGCTACATATGCATTTGCAGCGATCCAACAGTCGACGTTTATCGGGAGGAAGATGAGTGGGAAACACAACCCTCTGAACTCGATGTCAGGGTCTCCACCAATGCACAGGACCTTGTGGTTTTTTTTAGTAAAAATGAAACCGTACCTCAAGTGGTCTTTTCGACGTATCAGAGTGGTTCTGTCATTGTAGAAGCTCTAAAAAATCCTGCACTTGAAAATTTCCACTTTGACCTTGTGATTTGTGATGAGGCTCATCGGGTAGCTGGAACGGCTGGGCGAGCTTTTTCATCTGTACTTGATGACAATTTGGTGAGGGCAAAATACCGCCTTTTCATGACTGCTACTCCTAAGATTTTATCTCCACGGCTTTCAGAAAAAGATTCCACGGATAGTAACTTAATTTGTTCCATGGATGACCATGCCATGTTTGGCCCTGTCTTTTATCGGTTTCCCTTTAGCGAGGCAATACATCAAGGAGTTATTTGTGACTATAGGGTAGTGGTTATAGGTGTTAGTGAGGAAGAGATTCTAGATTTAATTCGTGAGGGAGGTACGATTCAGATAGAAGATTCTGAGACATGGAAAGCAGAAGTGTTGGCCCAAAGAATAGCTCTGTGCAAAGCCATTGCTAACTATGGAATTCAAAAAATATTCACTTTTCATAACCGAGTCTCTGCTGCAGCACATTTTGTGAATGTGAACACACCCGATAGTTTCCCTTCTGTGTTGAAAAAATTTAGCCCTAATCTCCAATATATGGCTAGCCACATAGAAGGCAAAATGTCAGCAGGAATACGAAATAATATTCTCCGAACGTTTTCTTTAAGTACGCGGGGTGTAGTTTCTAATGCACGGTGTCTTGGAGAAGGTGTAAATGTTCCCATAGTAGATGGAATATTTTTTGCGGAACCCAGAAAGTCAGTAATTGATATTGTTCAGGCAACGGGGCGTGCGCTTCGCAAGGTTCCTGGCAAGGATCGTGCCTATATCATTATTCCAGTTCTTGTTAAAAAAGGAGAAGAAGTCGACCAAATTTTGGAAGAAAGTAAGTTTGATACCGTCTGGCAAGTGCTTTCGGCTATGACAAGTCAAGATGAACGCTTAGATGCCACTATTAAAGAGGTTCGGATCAAACAAGGAGAAGGGGCCATTCCCAGATTAGGGGATTCAGGGGGATCTTTTCATTCGGAGTTTATTGATACCCAAACAATTCTCATGGGGTTTCCTAAGCATATCCCTTTTTCAGTATACCAAAAGGCTTTTAGCCTTGAAGCGATAGAGAAATTGGGAGAGAGATGGCACCTGCGTTTTGGCGCCCTTAAAGATTATGTGAAACATCATGGTAAAGAACCAAGCAAAGAGGATGAATTTGAAGGTTTTAAAATTGGAGCTTGGCTTCAAGCCCAGCGTACGGCATACAGGAAGAAAAAACTTCCCGAAGATCGGGCTAATCTCCTAAAGGAACTTGATATTGATTTGGCCGCCTCCTATGACCTCCAACAAAGCTGGGAAGAACATTTAGAGGGGTGCAAGAAGTTTTTAAAAGAAGAAGGGCGTCTGCCATCTCAAGGCGAGGAATTTTGGGTGAGTGAAGAAAGAACAGCATTAACAATTAAAGAAAAAATGAAAAACGAGTATTCATCATTGGGGCCAGGATTTTTACCTGGTCAGGTTTGGGAAGGAACAAAACTCCTTAAGGTAGGTAATTGGCTGGGGCATCAACGTCGTTTTTACAGACAAGGCAAGCTCTCCAATGAAAGAATTGAAAAAATGGAAAAGGAATTGAAGCTTGTCTGGGATCCTACGAGAGAAAAATGGGAAAGAAATTTTGCAGCATATAAAGCTTTCGTAGAAAAAACAGGGTTGCAACCAGATAGGCGGACTAAATTTCGAGGAGTTGCAATTGGCAACTGGACCAGTAATAACGTTCGAAAGGCTTACAAGGAAGGTAAATTATCTGACGAGCAAATCAAAAATTTTGAGTCTCTTGGAATGGTTTGGAGCCAAAAAAAGAGCACATCTCCAAAAACCAAAAAGCCAAGATTCCCAGGTCAACACTCTGAAGATATTTTAGACCAAGGGTACAGTTTTCTACAAGATACTAGTTTATGGATAGATCTCTATGCTAAATGCAAAGAATATATAAAAGAATTTAATTCCCCTCCACTGCCTGGCCGTATTTACTTTGGATTTCCAATAGGCTCTTGGTTAGAATCTCAATGTTATTTATATGAATTGGGAAAACTTCCCGATTACGAAAAGGAAAAAATTTCCCTTTTAAAAAATCTTATTAATCTGGAAAAAAGGTAA
- a CDS encoding DUF393 domain-containing protein — protein sequence MIDQSLETQVKPFPLTVYFDGECPICRREIDLMKIFNRQGRLHFIDFSTSSYRQDDHGLSPCDLGSVIHARWANGIIITGVDVFRAMWEAIGLGFFSRLSRRPTINTLLVKAYHWFAKNRLWLTGKAR from the coding sequence TTGATAGATCAATCTCTGGAAACTCAAGTGAAGCCCTTTCCGCTGACGGTGTATTTTGACGGCGAATGCCCCATTTGCCGTCGAGAGATCGATTTGATGAAAATTTTCAATCGACAGGGACGCCTACACTTCATTGATTTTTCGACCTCGTCCTACCGCCAAGACGATCATGGGCTCAGCCCCTGTGACTTGGGAAGTGTGATTCATGCCCGCTGGGCCAATGGAATCATCATCACCGGCGTGGATGTGTTCCGAGCAATGTGGGAGGCCATTGGTTTAGGATTTTTTTCCCGTCTGAGCCGCCGGCCCACGATCAACACTTTGTTGGTCAAGGCCTATCATTGGTTCGCTAAAAACCGATTGTGGCTCACCGGGAAAGCTCGTTAA